From a region of the Myxococcus fulvus genome:
- the thrC gene encoding threonine synthase, with protein MSAPQSGFKAEYACSEGCDFRASLLDVVYRCPRCEGLLEVRHDVAALRSVPAAEWKRRFESRFGSSRLPDGSGVWGKREWAFPQLPVEDIVSLGEGRVPLKPLPRMASELGLSALELKECGVSPTGSFKDWGMTVLVSAVKHMRAKGVPLRAVACASTGDTSAALSAYCAAAGIPAVVFLPRDKVSLAQLVQPIANGARVLSLDTDFDGCMRLVQAVTADTGLYLANSMNSLRIEGQKMVAVELCQDLGWEPPDWVVIPGGNLGNASALGKGFELMLELGLITRRPRIAVAQAQRANPLARAFRGGFQELQPMQAESTLASAIQIGNPVSFRRAVRILKAFDGVVEEATESELANAAARADREGTFTCPQTGVALAALEKLVAQGVIAKGSRVAVVSTAHGLKFADFKVGYHRGTLADVTSRHANPPVQLPANLDAVRAALSDLG; from the coding sequence ATGAGCGCCCCACAGTCCGGCTTCAAGGCGGAGTACGCGTGCAGCGAGGGCTGCGACTTCCGGGCCTCGCTCCTGGACGTCGTCTATCGCTGCCCCCGTTGCGAGGGCTTGCTGGAGGTGCGTCACGACGTGGCCGCCCTGCGCTCGGTGCCCGCGGCGGAGTGGAAGCGGCGCTTCGAGTCGCGCTTCGGTTCATCGCGCCTGCCGGACGGCTCCGGCGTGTGGGGCAAGCGCGAGTGGGCCTTCCCGCAGCTCCCCGTGGAGGACATCGTCTCGCTGGGCGAGGGCCGCGTCCCGCTCAAGCCCCTGCCACGCATGGCGTCCGAGCTGGGGCTGTCCGCGTTGGAGCTGAAGGAGTGCGGCGTCTCGCCGACGGGCAGCTTCAAGGACTGGGGCATGACGGTGCTCGTGTCCGCCGTGAAGCACATGCGGGCGAAGGGCGTGCCCCTGCGCGCCGTGGCGTGCGCGTCCACGGGAGACACCTCCGCGGCGCTGTCCGCATACTGCGCGGCGGCGGGGATTCCCGCGGTGGTCTTCCTGCCGCGTGACAAGGTCTCCCTCGCGCAGCTGGTGCAGCCCATCGCCAATGGCGCGCGCGTGCTGTCGCTCGACACGGACTTCGACGGCTGCATGCGCCTGGTGCAGGCGGTGACGGCGGACACGGGCCTGTACCTGGCCAACTCGATGAACTCGCTGCGCATCGAGGGTCAGAAGATGGTCGCGGTGGAGCTGTGCCAGGACCTGGGCTGGGAGCCGCCGGACTGGGTGGTGATTCCGGGCGGCAACCTGGGCAACGCCAGCGCCCTGGGCAAGGGCTTCGAGCTGATGCTGGAGCTGGGGCTCATCACCCGCAGGCCGCGCATCGCCGTGGCGCAGGCCCAGCGCGCCAACCCCCTGGCCCGCGCCTTCCGGGGCGGCTTCCAGGAACTGCAGCCGATGCAGGCCGAGAGCACGCTGGCGTCCGCCATCCAGATTGGCAACCCGGTGTCCTTCCGCCGCGCGGTGCGAATCCTCAAGGCCTTCGACGGTGTGGTGGAGGAGGCGACGGAGTCGGAGCTGGCCAACGCCGCCGCGCGCGCGGACCGCGAGGGCACCTTCACCTGTCCTCAGACGGGCGTGGCGCTCGCGGCGCTGGAGAAGCTCGTCGCCCAGGGCGTCATCGCGAAGGGCTCACGCGTGGCGGTGGTGTCCACCGCGCACGGGCTGAAGTTCGCGGACTTCAAGGTGGGCTACCACCGGGGCACGCTGGCGGACGTCACCAGCCGCCACGCGAACCCCCCGGTGCAGCTGCCCGCGAACCTGGACGCGGTGCGCGCGGCCCTGTCGGACCTGGGCTGA
- the ribB gene encoding 3,4-dihydroxy-2-butanone-4-phosphate synthase: MQTRERTEATMSHDAKLSSIEDAIQDIRDGKFVIVADDEDRENEGDLIMAAEKVTPEHLAFMVRHTSGIVCMPMLADRLDALRLPQMVSDNTESHRTAFTVSVDYRHGTTTGVSAADRAKTILALADPESQANDFLRPGHIFPLRYREGGVLRRAGHTEATVDLSRLAGLGPSGILCELVKDDGTMMRMPDLQAFALEHKLRVITIADLIEYRRRKDRLVRREPGQHTVTTRYGDFTALTYTWLPDGAKSLVLVKGDPAARPSALVRLHAACTMGDVFGSPTCNCNALLDQSLARIAREGSGVLVYLPGMHGDDFGIHHKRNPDGSADLRRGPHETRDLGMGCQILNDLNVRTLQVMTNSDITYRGLAGFGLTIDKRVPLLAD; encoded by the coding sequence ATGCAGACCCGCGAGCGGACCGAAGCCACCATGAGCCACGACGCCAAGCTCTCCTCCATCGAGGATGCCATCCAGGACATCCGCGACGGCAAGTTCGTCATCGTCGCGGACGACGAGGACCGCGAGAACGAGGGCGACCTCATCATGGCCGCGGAGAAGGTGACGCCCGAGCACCTGGCCTTCATGGTGCGTCACACCAGCGGCATCGTCTGCATGCCCATGCTGGCGGACCGGCTGGACGCGCTGCGGCTGCCGCAGATGGTGTCGGACAACACCGAGTCCCACCGCACGGCCTTCACGGTGTCCGTGGACTACCGGCACGGGACGACCACGGGCGTGTCCGCGGCGGACCGCGCGAAGACCATCCTGGCGCTGGCGGACCCGGAGAGCCAGGCCAACGACTTCCTGCGCCCCGGGCACATCTTCCCGCTGCGCTACCGCGAGGGCGGCGTGCTGCGCCGCGCGGGCCACACCGAGGCCACCGTGGACCTGTCCCGGCTGGCGGGCCTGGGCCCCTCGGGCATCCTGTGCGAGCTGGTGAAGGACGACGGCACCATGATGCGCATGCCGGACCTCCAGGCCTTCGCGCTGGAGCACAAGCTGCGCGTCATCACCATCGCGGACCTCATCGAGTACCGCCGCCGCAAGGACCGGCTGGTGCGCCGCGAGCCGGGCCAGCACACCGTCACCACCCGCTACGGTGACTTCACCGCGCTCACGTACACGTGGCTGCCGGACGGCGCCAAGTCGCTGGTGCTGGTGAAGGGAGACCCCGCCGCCCGCCCCAGCGCCCTGGTGCGCCTGCACGCGGCCTGCACGATGGGCGACGTGTTCGGCTCGCCCACGTGCAACTGCAACGCGCTGCTGGACCAGTCGCTCGCCCGCATCGCGCGCGAGGGCTCCGGCGTCCTGGTGTACCTGCCCGGCATGCACGGGGACGACTTCGGCATCCACCACAAGCGCAACCCGGACGGCAGCGCCGACCTGCGCCGGGGGCCGCACGAGACGCGCGACCTGGGCATGGGCTGCCAGATCCTCAATGACCTGAACGTGCGCACGCTGCAGGTGATGACCAACTCGGACATCACCTACCGGGGCCTCGCGGGCTTCGGGCTCACCATCGACAAGCGCGTCCCGCTGCTCGCGGACTGA
- the tmk gene encoding dTMP kinase — protein sequence MSGARKVSRRGRFIVLEGLDGAGTTTQAERLAAALRAEGHGVLTTREPSEGPVGTLIRQALTGRLGLPKGAGPLTPQTLALLFAADRTDHLAARVLPALEEGKLVLCDRYVLSSLAYQGASLPMGWVEQVNDYAVSPDLTLFVGVAPEVAAKRRAARGGAAELFEADEAQRRIAKQYLAAIRRRAKKERIVHIDGEQGIEAVTQASLVQIRKLLGRKR from the coding sequence GTGAGCGGGGCGCGCAAGGTCTCCCGTCGGGGCCGGTTCATCGTCCTGGAGGGATTGGACGGCGCCGGCACCACCACGCAGGCGGAGCGGCTGGCGGCCGCGCTGCGGGCGGAGGGGCATGGGGTGCTCACCACGCGTGAGCCCTCGGAGGGCCCGGTGGGGACGCTGATTCGCCAGGCCCTCACGGGCCGCCTGGGCCTGCCCAAGGGCGCGGGGCCCCTGACGCCCCAGACGCTGGCGCTGCTCTTCGCGGCGGACCGCACGGACCACCTCGCGGCGCGCGTGTTGCCCGCGCTGGAGGAGGGCAAGCTCGTCCTGTGTGACAGGTACGTGCTGTCTTCGCTGGCCTACCAGGGGGCGTCGTTGCCCATGGGCTGGGTGGAGCAGGTGAACGATTACGCCGTGTCGCCGGACCTGACGCTGTTCGTGGGCGTGGCGCCGGAAGTCGCCGCGAAGCGACGGGCGGCGCGGGGTGGGGCGGCGGAGCTGTTCGAGGCGGACGAGGCGCAGCGGCGCATCGCGAAGCAGTACCTGGCCGCCATCCGCCGCCGCGCGAAGAAGGAGCGCATCGTCCACATCGACGGTGAGCAGGGCATCGAGGCGGTGACGCAGGCCTCGCTCGTCCAGATTCGCAAGCTGCTCGGCCGCAAGCGCTGA
- a CDS encoding competence/damage-inducible protein A encodes MERTGAAAIIIGNEVLTAKVQDQNGPHLIKRLREVGIPLRSVETILDDVDAIVDAMNRARQRARYVFTSGGIGPTHDDVTVRAVAMALGRSVVRLPEMVSLIEARAPEGKVTPEGMRLADAPEGAVLLPQAGTWYPVLTVGDVYLLPGVPQLFRMQLETVLARLSGTPVVLQNLFLRLGESEIAAVLDHVALDMPHVAIGSYPEFDPAKDYRVKITVEAGERGPVEEAVARIIGGLPDGAVLRRE; translated from the coding sequence ATGGAGCGCACGGGCGCGGCGGCGATCATCATCGGCAACGAGGTCCTGACGGCGAAGGTCCAGGACCAGAACGGTCCGCACCTCATCAAGAGGCTGCGCGAGGTGGGCATCCCCCTGCGTTCGGTGGAGACCATCCTGGACGACGTGGACGCCATCGTGGACGCGATGAACCGGGCGAGGCAGCGCGCGCGCTACGTGTTCACCAGCGGCGGCATCGGCCCCACGCACGACGACGTCACGGTGCGCGCGGTGGCGATGGCGCTGGGCAGGTCCGTGGTGCGCCTGCCGGAGATGGTGTCGCTCATCGAGGCGCGCGCCCCCGAGGGCAAGGTGACGCCGGAGGGCATGCGCCTGGCCGACGCGCCCGAGGGCGCCGTGCTGCTGCCCCAGGCGGGCACGTGGTACCCAGTGCTGACCGTCGGTGACGTCTACCTGCTGCCCGGCGTGCCGCAGCTCTTCCGGATGCAGCTGGAGACGGTGCTCGCGCGCCTGAGCGGAACCCCCGTGGTGCTCCAGAACCTGTTCCTGCGCCTGGGCGAGAGTGAGATCGCCGCCGTGCTGGACCACGTGGCGCTGGACATGCCGCACGTGGCCATCGGCTCGTATCCGGAGTTCGACCCGGCCAAGGACTACCGGGTGAAGATCACCGTCGAGGCCGGCGAGCGAGGCCCCGTGGAGGAGGCCGTCGCGCGCATCATCGGCGGCCTGCCCGACGGCGCGGTGCTGCGGCGGGAGTGA